Proteins from a single region of Brassica oleracea var. oleracea cultivar TO1000 unplaced genomic scaffold, BOL UnpScaffold01158, whole genome shotgun sequence:
- the LOC106320977 gene encoding putative lipid-binding protein At4g00165, with amino-acid sequence MAISKAFPLLLVLLLVLNLTFSFCNAVKQCPPPTKQSSMKCPRDTVKFGVCGSWLGLVHEVIGTPPSQECCSLVKGLADLEAAICLCTALKTSLLGVAPVKLPVALTLHLNSCGKTLPQGFVC; translated from the coding sequence ATGGCTATCTCAAAAGCTTTTCCATTGCTTCTGGTCTTGTTGCTAGTCCTCAACTTAACATTCTCCTTTTGTAATGCCGTTAAGCAATGCCCTCCTCCCACAAAACAATCATCCATGAAATGTCCAAGAGACACGGTCAAGTTTGGAGTGTGTGGCAGCTGGTTAGGTCTAGTTCATGAGGTCATCGGTACACCACCGAGCCAGGAGTGTTGCTCACTTGTCAAAGGTTTGGCTGATCTTGAAGCTGCCATTTGTCTTTGCACCGCCCTTAAAACCAGCCTACTCGGAGTCGCCCCGGTTAAACTTCCTGTTGCTCTCACTTTGCATCTCAACTCTTGTGGCAAGACTCTTCCTCAGGGATTTGTCTGTTGA